In a genomic window of Corynebacterium choanae:
- a CDS encoding RelA/SpoT family protein — MPSENKPTSPVRSMSARLVRTLTGNRVKLDPVLDPLVTIHKEIHPKADVELIQRAYHTAERLHEGVFRKSGDPYITHPLAVATIAAEIGMDTTTIVAALLHDTVEDTDYSLEDLTRDFGPEVAAIVDGVTKIDKMVVGAKEAEAETVRKMIVAMAKDPRVLVIKVADRLHNMRTMRFLRPEKQANKAKQTLEVIAPLAHRLGMASVKWELEDLSFAILYPKKYDEIVRLVADRAPSRDRYITRIIDELTKTLAENNIHAEVMGRPKHYWSINQKMVIRGRDFDEIYDLIGIRVLVDTVKDCYGAIGAVHSLYPAQPGRFKDYISQPRFGVYQSLHTTVMGPDAKPIEVQVRTHEMHYNAEFGIAAHWRYKETKGSHKGSDQEIESISWMRQMLDWQKEAADPSEFLDNLRYDLQTQQIFVFTPKGDVQYLPAGSTPVDFAYAVHTEVGHRCLGAKVNGKLVALETQLKTGDKVEVFTSKDAGNGPSKDWLNFVVSPRAKSKIRQWFAKERREETLEAGRDALAAEVQRGGLPLHRLITAQNLKQVAAELRYDSVDALYTAIGANNVSPHQVVNRIMAIYGDLEEAEDQLVDRTPINKLRLKKTPPSESGILVQGSPDMLAKVARCCMPVPGDPIFGYITRGEGVSVHRTDCTNAARLQQESQRLIEVSWAKDKRGSFAATLQLQALDRDGLLVEITKVVSEQKVAVQSMNSHTEEDHVAVCTFTFQVSDIKQLGALMTQLRNIEGVFDVYRITQPAT; from the coding sequence ATGCCTTCAGAGAACAAACCCACCTCACCGGTGCGGTCGATGTCTGCACGTTTGGTGCGCACCCTCACCGGCAACCGGGTGAAACTTGACCCGGTGCTCGATCCGCTGGTTACTATCCACAAAGAAATCCATCCGAAAGCCGATGTGGAACTTATTCAGCGGGCTTATCACACCGCCGAACGGCTGCACGAGGGGGTGTTTCGGAAATCCGGCGACCCGTATATCACCCATCCACTCGCAGTGGCGACGATCGCCGCAGAGATCGGTATGGATACCACCACTATTGTCGCGGCGCTATTGCACGACACCGTCGAAGATACCGACTACAGCCTGGAGGATCTCACCCGCGACTTTGGGCCGGAAGTAGCAGCCATTGTCGATGGAGTAACGAAAATCGACAAAATGGTGGTGGGGGCGAAAGAAGCGGAAGCCGAAACAGTCCGGAAAATGATCGTCGCTATGGCGAAAGATCCGCGGGTTTTGGTGATTAAGGTTGCCGACCGCCTGCACAATATGCGGACGATGCGGTTTTTGCGTCCTGAAAAACAAGCAAACAAGGCGAAACAAACCTTGGAAGTGATCGCCCCGCTTGCGCACCGGTTGGGGATGGCGAGTGTGAAATGGGAGCTGGAAGATCTTTCGTTTGCAATTCTTTACCCGAAAAAATATGACGAGATTGTGCGGCTGGTCGCTGATCGTGCCCCCTCCCGGGATCGCTACATCACCCGCATTATCGACGAGCTGACGAAAACCCTCGCCGAGAACAATATTCACGCCGAAGTGATGGGACGCCCGAAGCACTATTGGTCGATTAACCAGAAAATGGTGATTCGGGGACGTGATTTTGATGAAATCTATGATCTTATCGGTATTCGAGTATTGGTAGATACGGTCAAAGACTGCTATGGGGCAATCGGTGCTGTCCATTCGCTGTATCCCGCCCAACCAGGACGGTTTAAAGACTATATTTCGCAGCCACGCTTTGGGGTGTATCAATCGTTGCACACCACTGTGATGGGGCCGGATGCGAAACCCATTGAGGTGCAGGTGCGCACCCATGAGATGCACTACAATGCCGAATTTGGCATCGCTGCCCACTGGCGGTATAAGGAAACAAAAGGTTCCCATAAGGGCTCTGACCAAGAGATCGAATCGATCTCGTGGATGCGGCAGATGCTCGACTGGCAAAAAGAGGCCGCTGATCCGAGCGAGTTTCTCGATAATCTTCGCTACGATCTGCAAACCCAGCAGATTTTCGTGTTCACTCCAAAAGGTGACGTGCAATATCTTCCAGCAGGTTCTACACCAGTAGATTTTGCCTATGCGGTGCACACCGAAGTTGGGCACCGCTGCTTGGGGGCGAAAGTAAACGGGAAACTTGTTGCTTTGGAAACTCAGCTGAAAACCGGTGACAAGGTGGAGGTGTTTACCTCCAAGGACGCCGGAAACGGTCCGAGTAAAGACTGGCTGAATTTTGTTGTATCACCGCGTGCAAAGTCGAAAATCCGGCAATGGTTCGCTAAAGAACGGCGCGAGGAAACTCTCGAAGCAGGGCGTGATGCGTTAGCCGCGGAAGTGCAGCGTGGCGGCCTGCCACTACATCGCCTGATCACCGCGCAAAATTTGAAGCAGGTTGCAGCAGAGCTCCGCTATGACAGCGTTGATGCGCTCTATACTGCGATCGGTGCGAATAATGTCAGCCCGCATCAGGTTGTCAACCGAATTATGGCGATCTACGGCGATTTGGAGGAAGCCGAAGATCAGCTCGTTGATCGAACCCCGATCAATAAACTTCGGTTGAAGAAAACTCCGCCGAGTGAATCAGGAATTCTCGTGCAAGGATCACCGGATATGCTGGCGAAAGTCGCCCGCTGCTGTATGCCGGTGCCTGGCGATCCTATTTTTGGCTATATCACCCGTGGGGAAGGGGTGAGTGTTCATCGCACAGATTGCACCAATGCGGCGCGGCTGCAGCAAGAATCGCAGCGGCTCATTGAAGTATCTTGGGCGAAAGATAAGCGTGGCTCCTTCGCCGCAACATTGCAACTGCAGGCGTTAGACCGTGACGGTTTGCTTGTGGAGATCACCAAAGTGGTCAGTGAGCAAAAAGTTGCAGTGCAGTCGATGAACTCCCATACTGAGGAAGATCATGTGGCAGTGTGCACGTTCACCTTCCAAGTATCCGATATCAAACAGTTGGGCGCGTTGATGACTCAGCTGCGCAATATTGAAGGTGTGTTTGACGTGTACCGAATCACTCAACCTGCCACCTAA
- a CDS encoding adenine phosphoribosyltransferase, protein MSSELASHMLATHTRLVPDFPQPGVLFEDLTPVLAHPEAFRAVVDALTEQARAFGADLIGGLDARGFLLGSAVAYNLGVGILAIRKAGKLPPPVHSKTYELEYGTAALEVPQTGIDYAGKTIVLIDDVLATGGTLGAAVDLLQEHCHATVGGCVVVLEVAGLGGRERLGDVPIAVIGNRGQQEQ, encoded by the coding sequence ATGAGCAGTGAACTTGCAAGCCACATGCTTGCCACCCATACCCGTTTAGTCCCTGACTTCCCGCAACCTGGTGTGTTGTTTGAGGATCTCACACCAGTGCTTGCCCACCCGGAAGCATTCCGGGCTGTTGTTGATGCACTCACCGAGCAAGCTCGTGCATTTGGCGCCGATCTCATCGGTGGACTCGACGCGCGCGGTTTTCTGCTTGGTTCCGCGGTCGCCTATAACCTGGGGGTGGGAATTTTAGCGATCCGGAAAGCCGGGAAACTTCCGCCGCCGGTTCACTCGAAAACCTATGAATTGGAATATGGCACCGCCGCTTTGGAAGTTCCGCAAACCGGGATCGACTATGCCGGCAAAACCATTGTGCTGATTGATGATGTGCTCGCCACCGGCGGAACCTTGGGTGCGGCCGTCGACCTGTTGCAAGAACATTGTCACGCGACTGTGGGCGGATGCGTTGTCGTCCTGGAGGTTGCAGGCCTCGGTGGGCGGGAACGCCTAGGCGATGTGCCGATCGCGGTCATCGGCAACCGTGGTCAGCAAGAACAATAA
- a CDS encoding ABC transporter substrate-binding protein: MDETRHGMSPRRPWRQIVSRVGAAMLLLVGCAEQPTDQSPEMEPTITYAAGVDQVTLNAGSAEGVSTRADMLSARIYPGVFVWGPGGQFVPNTDIATAQLLPGAQRSAVYRINVDARYSDGVPLTCTDFLLAWRAQVTEGFAGFAPVYDQVEKVFCEPGARKFIVTFKEDYGDRWQELFATGQVLPSHTIAQRAGVSMEELNDMLLTGDPSTLAPIAEIWNTGFRLSSFDPTLAVASGPYQVVAVDPGVSVTLAANPQYLGDEPQTARIVIYAFGKEPSGNGELPAPDVADLTWLTTVPWVHDAADTQVTTVTPQAGSLTDSLVLARGGLFADAANRRAFAACIDQQTVAAVSAEISGIEVHPVGARLVHTAGGEHGKLADIAQAHIPANMEAAAPLRGAVIRIGHLPGHRRYAAMVDAIAQSCAPAGVTVVDASDDYTSLGALQDEYGQGNIDAFLTPLSTREGFSRLAADTDDPTMLRAEEQRLWEEVLTIPLADEPRVAIVHNTIGQVVPNTAETGIGWNMDRWTILAPGKEKVTPNTGS, translated from the coding sequence ATGGATGAAACTCGACACGGCATGTCCCCGCGGCGACCGTGGAGACAAATTGTCAGCCGAGTAGGTGCGGCGATGCTCCTGCTGGTTGGCTGTGCCGAGCAGCCCACAGACCAGTCGCCGGAGATGGAGCCGACGATCACCTATGCGGCCGGGGTTGACCAGGTGACGCTGAATGCCGGCTCCGCAGAGGGGGTTTCCACCCGCGCTGATATGTTGTCGGCCAGGATCTATCCAGGGGTGTTTGTGTGGGGACCTGGTGGCCAGTTTGTTCCCAACACTGATATCGCGACCGCGCAGCTGCTTCCGGGGGCGCAACGCTCAGCGGTGTATCGCATCAATGTTGATGCGCGTTATTCCGATGGGGTGCCCTTGACCTGCACCGATTTTTTGCTGGCTTGGCGAGCCCAAGTGACCGAAGGGTTTGCCGGTTTTGCGCCGGTTTATGATCAGGTGGAGAAGGTATTTTGTGAACCTGGTGCCCGAAAATTTATTGTGACCTTCAAAGAAGACTACGGCGATCGCTGGCAGGAGCTATTCGCTACCGGGCAAGTGTTGCCGTCGCACACCATTGCCCAGCGGGCAGGGGTAAGCATGGAAGAGCTCAACGACATGTTGCTCACCGGTGACCCGTCAACGCTTGCCCCGATCGCCGAGATTTGGAACACCGGTTTTCGCTTAAGTTCATTTGATCCCACCTTGGCTGTTGCTTCCGGCCCCTACCAGGTGGTTGCTGTGGATCCGGGAGTGTCCGTCACGCTTGCTGCCAATCCGCAATATTTAGGGGATGAGCCACAAACCGCCCGCATCGTGATTTACGCTTTCGGCAAAGAACCCTCCGGCAATGGGGAATTGCCGGCCCCAGATGTGGCCGATCTTACCTGGTTGACAACAGTGCCTTGGGTCCATGACGCGGCAGACACCCAGGTGACAACTGTTACTCCGCAGGCGGGGAGCTTAACTGATTCGCTGGTTCTTGCCCGGGGTGGACTATTTGCTGATGCAGCAAACCGACGAGCGTTTGCGGCCTGTATCGACCAGCAAACAGTTGCCGCTGTTTCCGCGGAGATCTCCGGTATCGAAGTGCATCCGGTAGGGGCACGCCTCGTGCACACTGCAGGTGGTGAACACGGCAAACTTGCTGATATTGCGCAAGCCCATATTCCGGCCAATATGGAAGCTGCCGCCCCGCTGCGCGGCGCGGTGATTCGTATCGGACATCTGCCAGGTCATCGCCGCTATGCGGCGATGGTGGATGCGATTGCACAAAGCTGTGCCCCGGCAGGGGTGACTGTGGTGGATGCCAGCGACGACTACACCAGTCTGGGGGCGCTGCAGGACGAATATGGCCAGGGCAACATTGACGCATTTTTAACTCCCTTGTCCACCCGCGAAGGATTCTCTAGGCTAGCCGCGGACACTGACGATCCCACAATGTTGCGAGCCGAAGAGCAGCGGCTGTGGGAAGAAGTACTCACCATTCCGTTGGCCGACGAACCACGGGTTGCGATTGTGCACAACACCATCGGCCAAGTGGTGCCAAATACTGCCGAAACCGGCATCGGTTGGAATATGGATCGGTGGACGATCCTTGCCCCAGGAAAAGAAAAGGTTACCCCAAACACAGGCTCATGA
- the secF gene encoding protein translocase subunit SecF — protein sequence MAEKATLRRLYTGEGGLDFVGRRKTWYSITAVVLLICLGAIVIRGFTLGIDFQGGTKMNMPYQDGLDETQVSRTFADATGVEPEKVQIVGAGDSRILEINSKRLSEEQIGKAREEIYTEYQPENSEGEATPDVIGDSTVSESWGSTITSRMLLALGVFFVLIFAYITIRFERDMAIAAMAGIAVDGIVVSGVYALTGLEVTPATVIGLLTVLAFSLYDTVVVFDKVEENTAGFESSIRATYAEQANLAVNQTVMRSIVTTVISAIPIASLMVIAVWLMGVGTLKDLSIVQLIGVIEGTFSSVFLATPILVTLKNLQSKVKAHNAKVAAARAGTLVAEPVEEVAAPAEFTEPAVPASADYGKPVEGTGTWRPDRR from the coding sequence ATGGCTGAAAAAGCAACACTACGTCGCCTGTACACCGGCGAAGGTGGCCTCGACTTTGTTGGCCGCCGGAAGACTTGGTATTCAATCACAGCAGTAGTCCTACTGATCTGCTTGGGCGCTATTGTGATTCGTGGTTTCACCCTGGGCATTGACTTCCAGGGTGGCACCAAAATGAACATGCCGTATCAAGATGGTCTTGACGAAACCCAAGTGTCGCGCACGTTTGCCGACGCCACCGGTGTCGAACCGGAAAAGGTACAGATTGTCGGGGCGGGTGATTCCCGAATTCTAGAGATCAACTCGAAGCGTCTGTCCGAAGAGCAGATTGGCAAGGCACGGGAGGAGATCTATACCGAATATCAGCCGGAGAACTCGGAAGGGGAAGCCACCCCGGATGTGATCGGTGATTCAACGGTATCGGAGTCGTGGGGTTCTACCATCACCTCCCGGATGCTGCTGGCATTGGGTGTCTTCTTTGTGTTGATCTTCGCCTATATCACGATCCGTTTCGAGCGGGATATGGCCATCGCCGCGATGGCAGGTATTGCTGTTGACGGCATCGTGGTTTCTGGGGTGTATGCGCTCACCGGCCTGGAGGTTACTCCAGCGACCGTGATTGGTTTGCTGACCGTGTTGGCGTTTTCCTTGTATGACACGGTGGTGGTGTTCGACAAGGTTGAGGAAAACACTGCCGGGTTTGAGTCGAGTATTCGTGCAACATATGCTGAGCAGGCAAACCTGGCAGTGAACCAGACGGTGATGCGGTCGATTGTCACAACGGTGATCTCGGCGATTCCGATTGCTTCGCTGATGGTAATTGCCGTATGGCTGATGGGGGTTGGCACCCTGAAGGATCTGTCAATTGTTCAGCTCATCGGCGTGATTGAGGGCACGTTCTCCTCGGTGTTCTTGGCTACCCCGATTTTGGTGACGTTGAAGAATCTGCAGTCGAAGGTGAAAGCGCACAATGCGAAGGTTGCCGCTGCACGGGCGGGGACACTGGTTGCAGAACCAGTGGAGGAAGTTGCAGCCCCAGCAGAGTTTACGGAACCTGCAGTTCCCGCATCAGCCGACTATGGCAAACCGGTGGAAGGCACTGGTACATGGCGGCCCGATCGGCGCTAA
- the secD gene encoding protein translocase subunit SecD yields the protein MASKSGRARVGQTKWPGKALALFALILVLIYALVLFTGGGKATPKLGIDLQGGTRVTLVPQGAEPTADQLEQAKRILQNRVNGMGVSGAEVVTDGNTLVITVPGADTSEARALGQTSQLLFRPVEQPLPPDSTKLMEVAGDMANRWVEAGVLTPEVAQNALTELADNLNSGIEQQTQALANDAELSDEQKQQLQDALTNTPKVEAPKVTASEPAPTKNSIEAAERRNTVIEMMRQDRQSDDATLQFAAYTLLQCNDEVDPMAGTDDPAKPFVACDPSIGRNLILGPAPLLLGQTDENGTRLTGNEIDTSRPITGGLNPQTGQREISFAFKSDGAEQGSATWANLTQEYLNRQVAITLDSKVISAPVIRGATPVGSATSITGSFTEAEAQSLANNLRYGALPLSFAGENGERGGTATTIPATLGYASLKAGLIAGIVGLILVALFALAYYRVFGVLVVTTVVAAGVLIYGALVLLGRWVGYSLDLAGIAGLIIGIGTTADSFVVFYERIKDEIRDGRTFRSAVPRAWARAKHTILSGNLVSLIAAVVLYVLAVGDVKGFAFTLGLTTIFDLVVVFLVSAPLVVMASRKPWFARPQVNGLAGVMRVAERRRSQGDYLPGDHADEPVTATAHNSKEA from the coding sequence TTGGCTTCGAAATCCGGACGCGCACGCGTCGGACAAACTAAATGGCCGGGTAAAGCGTTAGCATTATTCGCGCTCATTTTGGTGCTTATTTATGCGTTGGTGTTGTTCACTGGCGGCGGAAAAGCAACCCCAAAGCTGGGGATTGATTTGCAGGGTGGTACCCGTGTCACGTTGGTGCCGCAGGGTGCTGAGCCAACTGCTGACCAATTGGAGCAGGCGAAGCGGATTCTGCAGAACCGTGTCAATGGTATGGGTGTTTCCGGTGCTGAGGTCGTCACCGACGGCAACACCTTGGTCATTACCGTGCCGGGTGCAGACACCTCTGAGGCACGTGCTTTGGGGCAAACTTCGCAGCTGCTATTCCGTCCTGTGGAGCAGCCACTTCCACCAGATTCCACAAAGTTGATGGAAGTTGCTGGTGATATGGCTAACCGCTGGGTTGAGGCGGGAGTCCTTACCCCCGAAGTCGCGCAAAACGCACTGACGGAGTTGGCGGACAATCTCAATTCGGGGATTGAACAGCAGACTCAAGCGTTGGCCAATGACGCAGAACTTTCTGATGAACAAAAACAGCAGTTGCAGGATGCTTTGACGAACACTCCTAAGGTGGAGGCGCCCAAGGTGACTGCTAGTGAGCCGGCACCAACCAAGAATTCGATTGAGGCTGCCGAGCGGCGCAACACAGTCATTGAAATGATGCGCCAGGATCGGCAAAGCGACGACGCCACCTTGCAGTTTGCGGCATACACGTTGCTGCAATGTAACGACGAGGTTGATCCAATGGCAGGCACTGATGATCCTGCCAAACCGTTTGTTGCCTGTGATCCGAGTATCGGACGGAATCTGATTTTAGGTCCTGCACCGTTGCTGCTTGGGCAAACCGATGAGAACGGCACCCGCTTGACTGGCAATGAGATCGATACTTCCCGTCCGATCACTGGCGGGTTGAACCCGCAGACCGGGCAGCGGGAGATTAGCTTCGCATTCAAGTCCGACGGCGCAGAACAAGGTTCGGCAACCTGGGCGAATCTCACCCAGGAATATCTCAACCGGCAGGTTGCGATCACCCTCGACTCGAAGGTCATTTCCGCCCCAGTTATTCGCGGTGCAACACCGGTGGGGTCGGCTACCTCCATCACCGGCTCGTTTACCGAAGCCGAGGCACAATCGTTGGCAAATAACTTGCGCTACGGTGCACTGCCACTGTCGTTTGCCGGCGAAAATGGGGAACGCGGCGGTACAGCAACAACAATCCCTGCCACGTTAGGCTACGCATCGCTGAAGGCCGGTCTGATCGCCGGTATTGTGGGGTTGATTTTAGTTGCACTGTTCGCTTTGGCCTACTACCGCGTGTTCGGTGTGCTGGTGGTGACAACTGTGGTTGCCGCCGGTGTGCTGATCTACGGTGCTTTGGTGCTGCTTGGCCGGTGGGTGGGGTATTCCCTCGACTTGGCTGGTATCGCCGGTTTGATCATCGGTATCGGCACGACAGCGGACTCGTTTGTGGTGTTCTATGAGCGGATCAAAGATGAGATTCGTGACGGACGTACCTTCCGTTCGGCGGTGCCTCGGGCTTGGGCACGGGCAAAGCACACGATTTTGTCCGGTAACTTGGTGTCGCTGATTGCTGCAGTGGTGCTGTATGTGCTTGCTGTGGGCGACGTGAAAGGTTTCGCGTTCACTCTTGGGCTCACCACCATTTTCGACCTCGTAGTGGTGTTCCTCGTCTCTGCACCACTAGTGGTGATGGCTTCCCGCAAGCCGTGGTTCGCCCGTCCACAAGTCAACGGTCTTGCCGGGGTGATGCGCGTTGCCGAGCGGCGACGCAGCCAGGGGGATTACCTGCCTGGTGATCACGCCGACGAACCTGTGACAGCTACCGCGCACAACTCGAAGGAGGCCTAA
- a CDS encoding preprotein translocase subunit YajC, which produces MSNSTSSPLLLLLLVAIVLIPLFLQKRRTDKVKASLQALQAALTPGLPVVTTAGIHGVVESVDEVARTVELRIAPAVVCTLDLAAIIRVQGSRELGAAGLDKQSTD; this is translated from the coding sequence ATGTCGAATTCCACTTCTTCACCGCTGCTCCTGCTATTGCTTGTTGCCATTGTGCTCATTCCGCTCTTTTTGCAAAAGCGGCGCACAGACAAAGTAAAAGCTTCGCTGCAGGCATTGCAGGCAGCGCTTACACCTGGGCTTCCGGTGGTGACCACTGCCGGTATTCACGGGGTGGTTGAATCAGTTGACGAAGTCGCCCGCACTGTAGAGCTGCGGATTGCGCCAGCAGTGGTGTGCACCCTTGATCTTGCTGCGATTATTCGGGTGCAGGGATCGCGCGAACTTGGGGCGGCCGGCCTCGACAAGCAGTCCACCGACTAG
- the ruvB gene encoding Holliday junction branch migration DNA helicase RuvB — MSDIEKTEFRLPAGAGGREPNSAIDPLAQPTDFELETNLRPKSLDEFIGQPKVRNQLDLVLTGARKRGGAPDHVLLAGPPGLGKTTMAMIIAQEMGTSLRMTSGPALERAGDLAAMLSNLMEGDVLFIDEIHRIARPAEEMLYMAMEDFRIDVIVGKGPGATSIPLEIAPFTLVGATTRAGMLTGPLRDRFGFTAQMEFYSTEDLTQVVTRAARIMDVPIDARAAEEIASRSRGTPRIANRLLRRVRDFAEVHADGHIDLLAAQQALVLFDVDELGLDRLDRAVLEALVVGHGGGPVGVATLALAVGEEPSTVEEVCEPYLVRAGMIARTSRGRVATARAFRHCGVTPPEGVIGG, encoded by the coding sequence ATGAGTGACATTGAGAAAACCGAGTTTCGCCTGCCTGCAGGGGCTGGCGGGCGGGAGCCGAATTCGGCAATAGATCCGCTTGCGCAACCAACCGACTTCGAGTTGGAAACGAATTTACGGCCAAAGTCTTTGGATGAGTTCATCGGGCAACCAAAGGTGCGAAACCAGCTGGATCTCGTGCTCACTGGTGCTCGTAAACGTGGCGGTGCGCCCGACCATGTGCTGCTTGCGGGGCCTCCAGGTTTGGGGAAAACCACGATGGCAATGATTATTGCCCAAGAAATGGGAACCTCACTGCGGATGACCTCTGGGCCGGCGTTGGAGCGTGCCGGCGATTTAGCAGCAATGCTGTCGAATCTTATGGAAGGTGACGTCTTGTTTATCGACGAGATTCACCGTATTGCGCGTCCCGCAGAAGAGATGCTGTACATGGCGATGGAGGATTTCCGGATCGATGTCATTGTCGGGAAGGGCCCTGGTGCTACCTCCATTCCGCTGGAGATTGCTCCATTTACCTTAGTCGGTGCAACGACTCGTGCCGGTATGTTGACCGGTCCGTTGCGTGACCGGTTTGGGTTTACCGCCCAAATGGAGTTTTACTCAACCGAGGATCTTACGCAGGTGGTCACCCGTGCCGCGCGCATTATGGATGTTCCCATTGATGCGCGTGCCGCCGAAGAGATCGCCAGTCGGTCTCGGGGGACTCCACGTATCGCCAATCGGCTGCTTCGACGGGTGCGGGATTTCGCTGAAGTTCACGCCGATGGCCATATCGATCTGCTTGCCGCACAGCAGGCGTTGGTGTTGTTTGATGTGGACGAATTAGGGCTCGACCGGCTTGACCGGGCGGTACTGGAAGCACTTGTCGTCGGTCACGGGGGAGGGCCGGTCGGGGTGGCAACCCTGGCGTTAGCGGTTGGCGAAGAACCCTCCACAGTGGAAGAAGTCTGTGAACCTTATCTGGTGCGGGCCGGGATGATTGCCCGTACCTCCCGGGGGAGGGTAGCGACTGCGCGGGCGTTTCGCCACTGTGGGGTGACGCCACCGGAAGGTGTGATTGGCGGCTAG
- the ruvA gene encoding Holliday junction branch migration protein RuvA has protein sequence MIASLRGQVLQKTQDKVILECGGVGYQVFATPATLAGLQLGQEGFVYTSLVVREDGWTLYGFSEPAEIEMFLTLQSVKGMGAKYSLAALSVYTPEAIAQAIMRNEPKALKKIPGVGERIAQRLCLELADKVDSFTFGVPVNDGTVDAATQVQSDVVDEVLTALHSLGFQPAQVEGVVADLAAAQPDATTPVLLKAALKSLGK, from the coding sequence ATGATTGCGTCACTGCGTGGACAAGTGTTGCAGAAAACCCAAGACAAAGTGATTTTAGAATGTGGCGGTGTTGGCTACCAGGTGTTTGCGACACCAGCTACTCTCGCCGGGTTGCAGCTGGGACAAGAAGGGTTTGTGTACACCTCGCTCGTCGTCCGGGAGGATGGTTGGACCCTCTACGGGTTTAGCGAACCAGCTGAAATTGAGATGTTCCTCACTCTGCAGTCGGTTAAAGGCATGGGGGCGAAATATTCGCTTGCGGCGCTGTCGGTGTACACCCCTGAAGCGATTGCGCAAGCTATTATGCGCAACGAACCGAAGGCTTTGAAGAAGATCCCCGGTGTGGGGGAACGGATCGCGCAACGGCTTTGCCTCGAACTGGCAGACAAGGTTGATTCCTTTACTTTCGGTGTTCCGGTAAATGATGGAACTGTCGACGCTGCCACCCAAGTCCAATCCGATGTGGTCGACGAAGTTCTTACCGCATTGCACAGCCTCGGCTTCCAGCCAGCCCAAGTAGAAGGTGTTGTTGCGGATCTGGCGGCAGCACAACCTGACGCAACAACTCCGGTGTTGTTGAAAGCGGCGTTAAAGTCGCTAGGCAAGTAA
- the ruvC gene encoding crossover junction endodeoxyribonuclease RuvC, translated as MNIAGLKVMGIDPGLTRCGVSVVQAGRGRQVVPIVAGVVRTPATADLPERLNRLHTAVAQWMDEYQPDVCAIERVFERSNVSTVMGTAHAVGVLMLAAAQRNIPVHTYTPSEVKKAISGNGRADKKQMTAMITRILGLSEAPKPADAADALALALCHCWRAPLLVKSETAALQAGYGDAAARNRQSQGRLAQLKAASRQQQQTASRLPAQTGRQVAFRSDPVKRSAGRWS; from the coding sequence GTGAATATTGCTGGACTGAAGGTCATGGGGATTGACCCAGGTCTGACGCGATGTGGTGTCTCGGTCGTCCAAGCTGGGCGGGGGCGGCAGGTTGTGCCAATCGTTGCCGGGGTAGTGCGTACACCGGCGACGGCAGATCTACCTGAACGGCTCAATCGTTTGCACACAGCGGTAGCCCAGTGGATGGATGAATATCAGCCGGATGTGTGCGCTATTGAACGGGTTTTTGAACGAAGCAACGTATCCACGGTGATGGGGACGGCACATGCAGTGGGGGTGTTGATGCTGGCTGCTGCGCAGCGCAACATTCCAGTGCACACCTACACCCCTAGTGAGGTGAAAAAAGCCATTTCCGGTAACGGTCGAGCGGATAAGAAACAGATGACCGCCATGATTACCCGGATTCTTGGGCTGTCGGAGGCACCGAAACCAGCAGATGCAGCCGACGCACTTGCATTAGCACTGTGTCATTGTTGGCGTGCCCCACTATTGGTGAAATCGGAAACTGCTGCGCTTCAAGCGGGATATGGTGATGCTGCGGCACGCAACCGACAAAGCCAAGGCCGGCTTGCACAACTCAAAGCAGCCTCCCGCCAACAACAGCAAACCGCTTCGCGATTACCTGCACAAACCGGCCGACAGGTGGCGTTTCGTAGCGATCCGGTGAAACGGTCAGCGGGACGTTGGAGCTAA